GAGATTTCAGAgaatgtgcctgggtttatcttttatcttttcctgAGGATACTTCTGACATATTTCACACACAGTAAACAGAAGCAGCTTTTAAAGCACCACTTTCACTGGCATACTCTGTTTCAAAATATCTCCCTTGGTAGCCACGGAGCACAGTAGGAACCAACACCACCTTAATATCATCCACCGGGACTGACAGAACCTGCTCGGAACCTGCTGAATGTCGTACTTTTCACAGAGAAGATATGTCAGTCATAGGATTGAAAACTAGCATTGGCCTAAAGCTTGAAGAGtgtatttcattatatttattttccatagAAATagtagagagagagatgaagaatacTGTATTCATTCTAAAAATGACCAGTGTCATCTGTACTGATAACTGAGAAAGGCACTTGGATTTCAAATAACAGAAAATGCACATATTTACAAGGAAGCAATGCCTGCTAGCATGTTTCTGCATTAAGCTTATCTAGAGATCAGTGTTGGGCCCAGTGGATGTTAGCCGTCAGAACTGCTGGTGGGTGAAAAGTAAATAAGCCGAGAGAAACCTAGTGAAATAATTCGGTGGATGGTACGTTACTTTTGGCTGAGGAAGTTGCCTTAGGTAAACTCCAGTTCCTACCTGTGTTAGAGACCAGTTGCCATGAGCTAGAATTTACAAGGTTTCAAGTGGTAAAAGAAGCTGTTTAGAGCCTCACAGGAAGCAGTTGTTAAAAAGAGCAATATATCTGTTTTTAGTGCCTGCATAATCCTCGATCAAGAAGTATTATGCGAGTGGCACATTCGTAGTTCCCCAAATCTGCCTGGgtgacagggatttttttttttttttttaattcatttttggctgcgctgggtcttcgttgctgcgcgcaggctttctctagttgtggtgagcggaggctactcttcattgcagtgcacgggcttctcattgcggtggcttctcttgttgccgagcacgggctctaggcgcgcaggcttcagtagttgtggcacacaggctcagtagttgtggctcgtgggctctagagcgcaggctcagtagttgtggcgcacaggcttagttgctccgcggcatgtgggatcttcccagaccaggactcgaacccatgtcccctgcattggcaggcgaattcccaaccactgtggcaccaggaaagccctggtgACAGGGATTTTGCTAAAAACCAGTCTCATGCCTTCAGAGGTATCAGCAAAGCCCTTTCCAGAATACTGTTTTCTCTGATTTTACTCTAAGCCTGCGTGGGATGCATGGAGAGGGCTTATtccccccattttccagatgagaaaatgggcaaaggttgTGACTCCCCCGCCCCGACCCCATTCACATGGGGAATACATAGATCTCTGAAAAGAGGTGATACctttcagatcctctgccctcctcccctcgAAAAAAAGCAAAGGCCTGTGGGATTCACCATACCCTCATGGCTATTATTCTCTATACTATTCATTTGTCAACTAAGACATTTCAGCCTTAGGCTAGTCTCGCGTAGTTATTGAAATCTCTTGTTCAGCACCTCTCGCTTTCTTCTTGAATATCTTCTCcgactagactgtgagctccatgaAGATAGCGTCTTGCTCTCTTTGACCTCACGTCACTCCCTATACCTCACCTCATACTTTGAACCTAACAGGCACCTTAATAAAAATCAGTTGACTCGGTGGTTCTAAGGATGAGTACCGGTTGGATCATGTGATTGGCAGTGCTTCTGAGGGAACAGATGTTCCTATTCAAATCCATGAAACAGGAAACATGAAAAAACAACAATCATGACATTGATTGATAGTGATATTTACTGTGTCAGACTGTTTAAGCTCAAGCTATAAAATAGACTATCACGTACTGTCGtctttccattttgatttcaAAGGTTCTCACACACTTAAATAATGTCCCTTGACTCAGATCCTAATTCTTGTGTGATGTACTATGTAATATTTCCTTATCAAATTACAGCCCTGTTCTTTTGAATTTTACACTCAAAGCCTCCCCTTCCTGAGAAAACAACACTTCTGGGTgctttgaagacatttttggtctgttacaagaaaatatttatcaCTTGGCAAGGCACGTACTGCTGAGAACACGGTAGACAATGCAGGGCCGGAGAGAGGTGTGTGTTGCCGAGTATCCTGTCTGCACTAATTTCCTAAATCCCCTGCCTGCCAGATGGGTGGTCATCGTTTGAACTGTTTCATAAAAGGTGATTTTAGAACCTGCGGTATAATCTTGAGCGCAAACAAGGCTGACGGGCTGTCCTTTCTGTCTTATTCAGGTCCTGAGCCGGCAGAGCCACGCGCTATGAGCACCTCGGGTCTGTTCCGTTTTCCTGTCCCACTGACCAGAGTGTGCATGGTGCCCTGGGGACTCCGGCGCTGCGAGAAGCCGGAACTCTTATCCCCTGGAACAGCGGTCGCTCCGGTCCAGGCGGCAGGCAAGAAGGaccaccctgctctgctctccctGGATGAGAGTGAACTTGAAGAGCAGTTTGTAAAAGGACATGGGCCAGGGGGCCAGGCAACCAACAAAACAAGCAACTGCGTGGTGCTGAGGCACGTCCCCTCAGGCATTGTCGTCAAGGTAGAGGAAGGAGGCCGTGGGGGTCCCCTGATTTCTCCTGAGTGAAAACTTGTTCTCACCATGACCCCGGCAGTAGAGGGACTGCAGGTCTCGTGCCCAGTCCCGAGCGTTCCTCCCAGGCAGAACCTCCTGCACGGCGTCAGGAGCCTCCTTCCAGGATCCTTTGCAGTTGCGCTCTTGCTGCTGCTGTCCTTGAACTTGGCAGGCCACGGTTCTTGTCGAGCCACTGGGCTGCAGGGTGGCTGCAGAAAGCTCTGTGGCACTGCCGTGGGCTCCGGCCCCCAAGCAGCACGCGGGCCCAGGCTGTCCGCCAGTGGGCTCAGCCCTTAGCCGCCTGGCTGATCGCTCAGATGGTCGCATTCTCCATGTCCCTCCGTCCCCTCTTTGGTAAATGTCAAGTGACACCTACCCTTCTGGAGAAGGACTGAGTGAGATAACGTTGGCAACCCGATTTCAGCCCTCAGAGGAAAAACGCCGGGCACAGCTGCCTGTAGGAGTCTTCCTTCTGAATATAAAAAACCAACCTCTGATCAGAATATCGCCAGCTGTCAATACATTCTGAGCCTCTAAGAAATGGTGCAGAGCTTTTCTCCCGTTTCCTGGTTTGGTACTGCCAGTGCATTCCGTATCCCCAGGGCCCTGAAGGCAGCACGAGCCTTGAGGCACAGCAGAGAGAGCAGAGGCAGGTTTTCGCACACCAGCGGTACCTTTCGCAAGTACTTACATATCACGTGAGCTTGTGGCCGGCCCTGTTCTGAGCCACTTCACATTCGAGTTAACTCTTAATCGTCACAAGCCTACACTCATGATGTGGAATCTGAAGCACAAGGAGGCTCCTGCACCTGCAGGAGAGTCAGCCCAGACCGAACCCAAAGTCTGTTCCTAACAGCTGTTCTTCGCTGCCACGTTTTTGAGCCAAGAGCGTATTAGTGAAAATCTcaatcattttccttttcctcctcgaAAAAAGTGACATTCATGAGCAACAAATAAAATTCTGAAACCTATTTTATATAGCTTACTCCAAATTTGCTTTTGGTACTATTCTTTCATTCCAATTTCACAGAATTTCTTTTATCAAATAGCTTTGCAAGGCACTCACCAGTGATAACGGAGATATTACGTAATGAATATTATGGCTGACTAATAATAAAGAGGCTATTTTCCTTCTTCAGAGAGAAGTTTACATTTATAAATGGGGCACACAAAGGGCTTGCTTAGACATACTGGTtgatgttttcaaaattatttgggAACTTGAAGTTATTTGAAGGCTATTGTTACTTCTAAACAAAACAACACTCCTAATATTGGAATAGTCACAGTGAAAGCCACATAATACAGCTGGGGTGTGGGACTGGGCGGGGGCCAAGCAGAGGCGGGAAAGGGTATGGCCTTCGTCCTGTCACTGACCTACTGGGACTCCTGACAAGTGGCTTTCCCTCTGCGGGCCTGACCCCTCTATAAAGGGACTAGGTTGAATTTAATGATTCCTGAGGTCCTGCCCAGAACACACTGGCTTTCACATTATGAAATATTATCTCTTACAGTGCCACCAGACTAGATCCGTCGATCAAAACAGAAAGCTAGCTCGGAGAATCCTGCAAGAGAAAGTGGATGTTTTCTACAACGGTGAAAACAGTCCTGTTTACAAAGAAAAACgagaggcagagaagagaaagcaagaaaggaaaaaaagagcaaaggagaccctagagaaaaagaaactccTGAAAGAACAATGGGAATCAAGTAAAAATGTGCCCAGAGAAAGGACTGCAGATTCTGACTGAAAGAACCTGccggatgggacttccctggtggcgcagtggttaagaaaccgcctgccgatgcaggggacacgggttcgagccctggtctgggaggatcccacatgccgcagagcagctaagtccgtgcgccacaactactgaagcctgcacacctagagcccgtgctccgcaacaagagaagccaccgcaatgagaagcctgcacactgcaacgaagagtagcccccgctcgccgcaactagagaaagcccgcgcgcagcaacgaagacccaacgcagccaaaaataaattaattaatttttaaaaaacctgccgGATGCCTCCAGGGACGGCGTGAGCTCCACCACCAGCGCAGCTGTGACGGGCTCCAGAGACAGCAGAGTTTCTAAACAGCAGACAAACTGTAGTGAATAGCAATGCACACTTTgagaataaaactgtaaaaagaaaCACGAGGAAGTCATTACTGTAGAAGGACAAGGACACTTTTTGGGGGAGGAAAGGCTGTGATTGTGACACGGGGCTTGGAGGGGCTTCTGGGCGGCTGACAgagttctatttcttgacctggacGGTAGTTATAAGTATGTCACCTTTTAAGCTATACATTTGTGTGACTGTATCTTGTTTTGTTATCAGAAGTTagaaatgaaagttttttttttttccggctgcaccacgaggcttgtgggaacttagttccccgaccagggactgaacctgggccccggcagtgagagcgcagagtcctaaccactggaccgccagggaattcccaaatgaaaatattttctgaaaaaaagcaTTAATGTTAATAATGGACTTTTTATGGAAAACTATAGAATTGAGTCAAACAATAGCATTTAGTGCCTCATCATCTGCTGGAAGGTCATTGTTCAGTGATACATAGATGTCattaagagaacaaaagaaaacaagatggCGAAAGATTTACAAGTTAGTAAGTTACTTGCCCATTTACCCCATTAGCTTAACAGACTGTATGTTGACAAGTAACCTCTCTGATGTGGAAATACACATGTCATTCTCTGTATGCTGATTTACAAGTAGTAGGTTTATAAAAGATGAGGTTTCAGAAACTTGGGTTTGTGAATTTGCTTGATACCATCCTTCAAGCTGGATCTGACCTTACAAATTGTTTGGGGGTTTCTTAGGCATGGTTTGTTAGAACACATCTGGAAGTTTATGCATAAAACTAGTAGGGAAACAAACCGTGAGGTGAGAAGGCCACTGTCAGACACAGGGTCTGCCTCATCAGTGAAGACCAGACTGCATGCATCCAAATAAAGTTACCTGTAAAGAAGCCACGTAAGGTCTTCTCACCTCGGAGTAGCCTGGTTTGGAAGTTTAGCTCTACGCAAGACTCTCGATCTCTGGTCGCAGTGTGCAGGGCCCTTCCCAGTTCCAACCTCCTTTTAGAAGGGAGCCAAGTGAAGTATCTGGCATGGTACACAGAAGACTGTAATAGTGGCAGGG
This genomic stretch from Eubalaena glacialis isolate mEubGla1 chromosome 15, mEubGla1.1.hap2.+ XY, whole genome shotgun sequence harbors:
- the MTRFR gene encoding mitochondrial translation release factor in rescue isoform X3; this encodes MSTSGLFRFPVPLTRVCMVPWGLRRCEKPELLSPGTAVAPVQAAGKKDHPALLSLDESELEEQFVKGHGPGGQATNKTSNCVVLRHVPSGIVVKCHQTRSVDQNRKLARRILQEKVDVFYNGENSPVYKEKREAEKRKQERKKRAKETLEKKKLLKEQWESSKNVPRERTADSD
- the MTRFR gene encoding mitochondrial translation release factor in rescue isoform X2 — its product is MKGPEPAEPRAMSTSGLFRFPVPLTRVCMVPWGLRRCEKPELLSPGTAVAPVQAAGKKDHPALLSLDESELEEQFVKGHGPGGQATNKTSNCVVLRHVPSGIVVKCHQTRSVDQNRKLARRILQEKVDVFYNGENSPVYKEKREAEKRKQERKKRAKETLEKKKLLKEQWESSKNVPRERTADSD
- the MTRFR gene encoding mitochondrial translation release factor in rescue isoform X1, coding for MGGHRLNCFIKGDFRTCGIILSANKADGLSFLSYSGPEPAEPRAMSTSGLFRFPVPLTRVCMVPWGLRRCEKPELLSPGTAVAPVQAAGKKDHPALLSLDESELEEQFVKGHGPGGQATNKTSNCVVLRHVPSGIVVKCHQTRSVDQNRKLARRILQEKVDVFYNGENSPVYKEKREAEKRKQERKKRAKETLEKKKLLKEQWESSKNVPRERTADSD